The proteins below are encoded in one region of Hordeum vulgare subsp. vulgare chromosome 3H, MorexV3_pseudomolecules_assembly, whole genome shotgun sequence:
- the LOC123443522 gene encoding E3 ubiquitin-protein ligase SIRP1-like, whose product MGELVVARRYWCHMCATAVSPVVAEAGVEIKCPYCGSGFLEEMETARSSVAAGTGHASGTYPSADNAISIWAPIIDSMVGDPVRRRRSNRRTVDAVAAAEDELDNVDFSRRRRRATAFLRLLQAIRERQLQRLESAAALGAGGGLEAEHYSPFGRSIFAAAPLGEHGMALGDYFLGPGLDALMQQLADSDAGRQGTPPAKKDAVEALPTVEVVGCGNEEDAASCAVCLEDYASGERARELPCRHRFHSQCIVPWLEMHSSCPVCRFQLPADDDPKSSCGSGSGSGSVSTTTTTYVTYVSGEVNDNVDDHGNESGDGRDEAEGNAAVERQDGDVGAEGNVSRLPASIQWLNSLFSPQGTSPSSTSTSTSGGSSRHFED is encoded by the coding sequence ATGGGGGAGCTGGTGGTCGCCCGGAGGTACTGGTGCCATATGTGCGCCACGGCTGTCagccccgtggtggcggaggccGGGGTGGAGATCAAGTGCCCGTATTGCGGCAGCGGCTTCCTCGAGGAGATGGAGACCGCCCGCAGCAGCGTCGCCGCCGGCACCGGCCACGCCAGCGGCACCTACCCTAGCGCCGACAACGCCATCTCCATCTGGGCCCCCATCATCGACAGCATGGTCGGCGACCCCGTCCGGCGCCGCCGCAGCAACCGCCGTACTGTGGACGCCGTGGCCGCCgcagaggacgagctggacaacgTCGACTTCTCGCGACGCCGGCGGCGCGCCACCGCGTTCCTGCGGCTCCTGCAGGCGATCCGGGAGCGCCAGCTGCAGCGCCTCGAGTCCGCGGCCGCCCTCGGCGCCGGTGGCGGCCTCGAGGCAGAGCACTACAGCCCGTTCGGCCGGAGCATCTTCGCCGCCGCCCCACTCGGGGAGCACGGCATGGCGCTGGGGGACTACTTTCTTGGGCCCGGGCTGGACGCCCTGATGCAGCAGCTGGCCGACAGCGACGCGGGCCGGCAGGGCACGCCGCCGGCAAAGAAGGACGCCGTGGAGGCGCTGCCGACCGTAGAGGTGGTGGGCTGCGgcaacgaggaggacgcggccagCTGCGCGGTGTGCCTGGAGGACTACGCGTCCGGCGAGCGCGCCCGGGAGCTGCCCTGCAGGCACAGGTTCCACTCCCAGTGCATCGTGCCGTGGCTGGAGATGCACAGCTCCTGCCCGGTCTGTCGGTTCCAGCTGCCGGCCGACGACGACCCAAAGAGCTcatgcggcagcggcagcggcagcggcagcgtgagcaccactaccaccacctacGTCACCTATGTCAGTGGTGAGGTGAACGACAATGTCGATGATCATGGCAATGAGAGTGGCGATGGTAGAGATGAGGCAGAGGGCAATGCCGCCGTAGAGCGCCAAGACGGCGATGTGGGGGCTGAAGGAAACGTGAGCCGGCTGCCGGCGTCGATACAGTGGCTCAACAGCCTCTTCTCCCCGCAGGGGACATCACCGTCGTCCACTTCCACTTCGACTTCCGGCGGCAGCTCGCGGCACTTTGAGGACTAA
- the LOC123443521 gene encoding pyruvate kinase, cytosolic isozyme, with amino-acid sequence MVSNGELSQPQAGEYGTAVMRRRPKTKIVCTLGPASRSVDMIEKLLRAGMCVARFNFSHGSHEYHQETLDNLHAAMERTGILCAVMLDTKGPEIRTGFLKDGKPIQLKKGQEIVISTDYTIKGDDKMISMSYKKLAVDLKPGSVILCADGTITLTVLHCDKEQGLVRCCCENTAMLGERKNVNLPGVVVDLPTLTEKDREDILQWGVPNKIDMIALSFVRKGSDLVEVRKVLGEHAKSIMLMSKVENQEGVANFDDILAQSDAFMVARGDLGMEIPVEKIFYAQKVMIFKCNIQGKPVVTATQMLESMIKSPRPTRAEATDVANAVLDGTDCVMLSGETAAGAYPELAVQTMAKICLQAESCVDYSAVFKSIMSSAPIPMSPLESLASSAVRTANSAKATLILVLTRGGTTARLVAKYRPSMPILSVVVPELKTVEFDWICSDEGPARQSLIVRGVIPMLSAGTAKAFDSEATEEALRFAVKSAKETGLCNAGESIVALHRIGNASVIKLLTV; translated from the exons ATGGTGTCCAACGGAGAGCTGTCGCAGCCGCAGGCGGGGGAGTACGGCACCGCCGTGATGCGGCGCCGGCCCAAGACCAAGATCGTTTGCACGCTCGGCCCGGCCTCGCGCTCCGTCGATATGATCGAGAAGCTGCTGCGCGCCGGGATGTGCGTCGCCCGCTTCAACTTCTCCCACGGCTCCCACGAATACCACCAGGAGACGCTCGACAACCTGCACGCCGCCATGGAGCGCACCGGGATCCTCTGCGCCGTCATGCTCGACACCAAG GGTCCAGAGATCCGTACTggatttttgaaagatgggaAGCCTATCCAGTTGAAAAAGGGCCAAGAAATTGTAATCTCCACAGATTATACCATAAAGGGGGACGACAAGATGATATCGATGAGCTATAAGAAGCTAGCAGTTGATCTGAAGCCAGGCAGTGTTATATTATGCGCTGATGGTACTATCACTCTTACTGTGCTTCACTGTGACAAAGAGCAAGGTCTCGTTCGTTGCTGTTGTGAGAACACTGCTATGCTTGGTGAGAGGAAGAATGTCAATCTTCCAGGGGTCGTTGTTGATCTCCCAACACTCACTGAAAAGGACAGGGAGGATATCCTTCAATGGGGTGTCCCGAACAAGattgacatgattgctttgtcgtTTGTTCGCAAGGGTTCAGATCTTGTGGAGGTCCGGAAGGTACTTGGGGAGCATGCCAAGTCAATAATGCTGATGTCAAAG GTTGAGAACCAAGAAGGAGTAGCTAACTTTGACGATATCCTGGCACAGTCTGATGCTTTTATGGTGGCAAGAGGTGATTTGGGAATGGAAATCCCTGTAGAGAAGATCTTTTATGCACAGAAGGTGATGATTTTCAAGTGCAACATTCAGGGCAAGCCAGTTGTGACTGCAACCCAGATGTTGGAGTctatgatcaagtctcctcgcccTACCCGAGCGGAAGCAACCGACGTGGCCAACGCAGTTCTTGATGGCACTGACTGTGTCATGCTCAGTGGCGAGACAGCTGCCGGTGCTTATCCAGAACTGGCAGTGCAAACTATGGCCAAGATCTGCTTGCAGGCTGAGTCATGCGTGGACTATTCTGCTGTTTTTAAATCAATCATGTCATCAGCCCCGATTCCCATGAGCCCATTGGAGAGCCTTGCCTCATCAGCTGTCCGCACAGCGAACTCAGCTAAGGCGACGCTTATCTTGGTACTGACCAGGGGAGGAACAACTGCAAGGCTTGTAGCCAAGTATAGGCCATCCATGCCGATACTGTCTGTCGTGGTTCCTGAGCTCAAGACAGTCGAGTTTGATTGGATCTGCAGCGACGAGGGGCCTGCCAGGCAAAGCCTTATCGTGAGGGGCGTGATCCCAATGCTGAGTGCTGGCACTGCGAAGGCGTTTGACAGTGAAGCCACGGAAGAGGCACTGAGGTTTGCCGTGAAGAGCGCCAAGGAGACGGGGCTTTGCAACGCTGGTGAGTCCATTGTGGCCCTTCACCGCATCGGGAATGCATCTGTCATCAAGCTCTTGACCGTGTAA